From bacterium, the proteins below share one genomic window:
- a CDS encoding helix-turn-helix domain-containing protein, which translates to MLLRVPRVARVLDVHDHRVYKLIRNGVLPSVRLGRQVRVDEDALRDWIRRGGQSLPGGWRREPNAKTL; encoded by the coding sequence GTGCTCCTACGTGTTCCACGTGTAGCTAGGGTGCTGGATGTTCACGATCACCGCGTTTACAAACTGATCCGAAACGGAGTACTCCCTTCTGTTCGCCTGGGCCGTCAGGTTCGAGTTGACGAAGATGCCCTCCGCGACTGGATTCGACGCGGTGGCCAGTCACTTCCCGGTGGTTGGCGACGCGAGCCCAACGCTAAGACCCTCTAA
- a CDS encoding DNA polymerase yields MARLLLDLRRQGVQTIQRTSGVALVCPRHVRTLELQSRVQVNALALADLLQGLHVTLHLGIPEDAWWRHLEQVAGTGTKPTAARAAVATVLAGKPMLPDTLDEPPAMIPETEPVAVDVETIGGVASDHRVPLPWVDPSELVCVGFSIANCRFAFPASDRANIQRFLGTSNPKVFHNAIYDLVWLLDAAFEIRGSVHDTLWSRAFENGAGVHGLKVTGTFTYAVHLPEKTPDLAKVLTYCANDARNTLSLFNPTSPWCSHPLYRLYQRMAPRVAAISRTGLPFFRDRVEARYAEAVARVAWLDAALGQIARINWRSADQVAHVLEEALPNRWTPGGQRVVDDAALRECEHPAAAVLLEKREVDKVVGTYLRPFLQRDRVCGLITLNAARTGRTSSRYTNLQNIPRSLRTLFGKAGHDWVKLDFAAAELVVAAVVAECSSLLAWFREGKDPHAETAARIFHKPSLSVTAEERAVGKTLNFSLCYGGTARTIVQRATSYGLAFSLPEAATFRTAWFAAFPEMTAWQAETMRQLEDGEPIRSPFGRMWTIPPHSSHERNMALNAPIQSTASDLLLLAADAIWDVLPGPVVNLVHDEVDVLIPKGTWDEAQWRDIARRMAGVDARFPMRVEVAVGPDWGATVEQFVEGVSV; encoded by the coding sequence GTGGCGCGGCTCCTGTTGGACCTCCGTCGGCAGGGTGTCCAGACGATTCAGAGGACGAGCGGGGTAGCGCTTGTATGCCCCCGGCATGTCCGCACACTCGAGCTCCAGAGCCGCGTGCAGGTCAACGCGCTGGCGCTCGCGGACCTCCTCCAGGGTCTTCACGTCACTCTCCACCTTGGCATCCCGGAGGATGCCTGGTGGCGGCACCTTGAGCAGGTAGCGGGGACCGGGACGAAACCGACCGCCGCCCGTGCGGCCGTGGCAACGGTGCTGGCCGGGAAGCCGATGCTCCCTGACACTTTGGACGAGCCCCCGGCCATGATTCCGGAGACCGAGCCGGTCGCCGTGGACGTGGAAACGATCGGCGGCGTCGCCAGCGATCATCGGGTGCCGCTACCGTGGGTCGATCCGTCCGAACTCGTCTGCGTCGGGTTCTCGATTGCCAACTGCCGGTTCGCGTTCCCAGCATCGGACCGAGCGAACATCCAGCGGTTTCTAGGAACCTCAAACCCCAAGGTTTTCCATAATGCCATCTACGACCTCGTATGGTTGCTCGACGCGGCGTTCGAGATCCGCGGGTCCGTCCATGACACCCTGTGGTCGCGGGCGTTCGAGAATGGTGCTGGCGTGCACGGGCTGAAGGTCACCGGCACCTTCACGTATGCGGTGCACCTCCCGGAGAAGACGCCAGACCTGGCAAAGGTGCTGACCTACTGCGCGAACGACGCGAGGAACACCTTGAGCCTCTTCAACCCGACCTCGCCGTGGTGTTCGCATCCGTTGTACCGGCTCTATCAACGCATGGCACCGCGGGTCGCCGCCATCTCCAGAACCGGCCTGCCGTTTTTCCGGGACCGAGTTGAGGCCCGATACGCGGAGGCCGTGGCGCGGGTAGCGTGGCTCGACGCCGCCCTGGGGCAGATCGCGCGGATCAATTGGCGGAGCGCCGACCAGGTGGCGCATGTTCTGGAGGAGGCACTGCCCAACCGTTGGACGCCGGGCGGACAGCGCGTGGTGGACGACGCGGCCCTCCGCGAGTGCGAACATCCAGCGGCCGCCGTCCTGCTCGAGAAGCGCGAGGTGGACAAGGTCGTTGGCACATACCTCAGGCCGTTCCTCCAGCGGGATCGCGTCTGCGGCCTGATCACCCTCAACGCAGCGCGGACCGGCCGGACCTCGTCCCGCTACACCAACCTGCAAAACATTCCGCGGTCGCTGCGTACGCTGTTCGGGAAAGCGGGCCACGATTGGGTCAAACTCGACTTCGCGGCCGCCGAGCTCGTGGTCGCGGCTGTCGTCGCGGAGTGCTCGTCACTGCTCGCCTGGTTCCGGGAGGGCAAAGACCCACATGCGGAAACCGCGGCCCGTATCTTCCACAAGCCGTCCCTATCCGTCACCGCCGAGGAACGTGCGGTCGGCAAGACCCTGAACTTCTCCCTGTGCTATGGCGGCACGGCGCGGACGATCGTCCAACGGGCGACGAGCTACGGCTTGGCGTTCTCCCTCCCCGAGGCCGCGACGTTTCGAACGGCGTGGTTCGCCGCGTTCCCCGAGATGACCGCCTGGCAGGCGGAGACGATGCGCCAGCTTGAGGACGGCGAGCCGATTCGCAGTCCGTTCGGCCGCATGTGGACGATCCCGCCGCACTCGAGCCACGAGCGGAACATGGCGCTCAACGCCCCCATCCAAAGTACCGCCTCCGACCTGCTCCTGCTTGCGGCGGACGCAATCTGGGATGTCCTCCCCGGGCCGGTGGTCAACCTGGTGCACGATGAGGTTGATGTGCTGATTCCCAAAGGGACGTGGGACGAGGCACAGTGGCGGGACATCGCCAGGCGGATGGCCGGCGTCGACGCGCGGTTCCCCATGCGGGTGGAAGTCGCCGTCGGCCCCGACTGGGGGGCGACGGTAGAGCAGTTTGTCGAGGGCGTATCGGTGTGA